In a genomic window of Deltaproteobacteria bacterium:
- a CDS encoding type II toxin-antitoxin system VapC family toxin — MIALDTNVLVRFLVADDAAQSRRARALIERGIAAGERFFVADIVLCETVWVLDRAYGFSRAEIAGVLRALVAARHVVMESAGRVRTALDNYTAKRGDFSDYLIAESAIATGCERVATFDRALHADRRFMKV, encoded by the coding sequence ATGATAGCCCTCGACACGAACGTGCTCGTCCGTTTTCTGGTCGCGGACGACGCGGCGCAATCGCGCCGGGCGCGCGCATTGATCGAGCGGGGCATCGCCGCGGGCGAGCGCTTTTTCGTCGCCGACATCGTGCTGTGCGAAACCGTGTGGGTGCTCGATCGCGCGTACGGGTTCTCGCGCGCCGAGATCGCGGGCGTGCTCCGCGCCCTCGTCGCCGCGCGCCACGTGGTGATGGAGTCGGCCGGGCGCGTGCGTACGGCGCTCGACAACTACACCGCGAAGCGTGGGGACTTCTCCGACTATCTGATCGCCGAATCGGCCATCGCCACCGGGTGCGAGCGCGTCGCAACCTTCGACCGCGCCCTTCATGCCGATCGGCGTTTTATGAAGGTGTGA
- a CDS encoding 4-hydroxy-tetrahydrodipicolinate reductase yields the protein MEIERDESEAPRIKGVVTGALGRMGRLFATALHTTPGYALYGATERHDHPHVGKDIGLELFGRPINCSLENDLLNCVVAANVVIDFTSPDASLTHVKICADRNIPYVCGTTGFAGDQLAEFERIAAGTRTVFAPNFSVGVNLLIALAKRAARVLGEDFDVEIVEAHHRHKVDAPSGTALALARAVAESLELGDDAFVFGREGHVGPRSSGKIGVLAVRGGDVVGDHDLHFLGDGERVTLTHRASSRETFVRGALRAALWLQNREPGLHSMRDVLGL from the coding sequence ATGGAAATCGAGCGGGACGAGAGCGAGGCACCGCGCATCAAGGGCGTCGTGACGGGCGCGCTGGGGCGCATGGGGCGGCTCTTCGCCACCGCGCTGCACACAACGCCCGGTTACGCGCTCTACGGCGCGACCGAGCGCCACGACCATCCGCACGTCGGCAAGGACATCGGCCTCGAACTCTTCGGTCGTCCGATCAATTGCTCGCTCGAAAACGATTTGCTCAACTGCGTCGTCGCGGCGAACGTCGTTATCGACTTCACCTCGCCCGACGCGTCGCTGACGCACGTGAAAATCTGCGCCGACCGAAATATCCCTTACGTCTGCGGCACCACCGGATTCGCGGGCGACCAGCTCGCGGAGTTCGAGCGCATCGCGGCAGGGACGCGAACGGTCTTTGCGCCGAATTTCTCGGTGGGCGTGAATCTGCTCATCGCCCTCGCCAAACGCGCCGCGCGTGTGCTGGGCGAGGACTTCGACGTGGAGATCGTCGAGGCCCATCATCGGCACAAGGTCGACGCACCGTCAGGCACCGCGCTCGCGCTCGCCCGGGCCGTGGCCGAGTCGCTCGAACTCGGCGACGACGCCTTCGTCTTCGGCCGCGAGGGCCACGTCGGCCCACGATCAAGCGGCAAGATCGGCGTGCTCGCGGTGCGCGGCGGCGACGTGGTCGGCGACCACGATCTGCATTTCCTCGGCGACGGCGAGCGCGTCACGCTCACGCACCGGGCGTCGAGCCGCGAGACCTTCGTGCGCGGCGCGCTGCGCGCGGCGCTGTGGCTGCAAAACCGCGAACCGGGTCTGCACTCGATGCGCGACGTCCTCGGTCTTTAG
- the mnmE gene encoding tRNA uridine-5-carboxymethylaminomethyl(34) synthesis GTPase MnmE, with protein sequence MSASRDIIAAVATASGVAGVAIVRLSGPGCLALAMGAFRTARPSPIEPRAMTYGRFIDADDRTFDDGYLVHFPAPASFTGEDVVELHTHGGRAAPATMLARLRELGARMAEPGEFTRRALESGRIDLAQAEAILDVVHARSEASLRAASARLAGALSGRLRDLRERLISAKALVEAQIDFEDADVGDVQTASIVEPIESARRDLAALAAGYTRSRVFRDGALAVIAGRPNVGKSSLLNALVGRRRALVSEEPGTTRDAIEDDAVLADVPFRLVDTAGLRREAERLEAQGIEITRERIAEADLVVFVIDASAGETEEDRALREALPSVPIVAVANKCDLAALPGVLNVSAMTGAGLDALAAEMARAALGDAASGRDEALLASERHEQRTLDAIAHLDAALAALAAGSSPAITALEIADAARALGEIVGETTPDDVLGAIFSRFCIGK encoded by the coding sequence ATGAGCGCATCACGGGACATCATCGCGGCCGTCGCCACGGCGTCCGGCGTGGCCGGTGTGGCGATCGTCCGCCTTTCGGGACCGGGGTGCCTGGCCCTGGCCATGGGCGCGTTTCGCACGGCCCGGCCCAGCCCAATCGAACCGCGCGCGATGACGTACGGCCGATTCATCGACGCCGACGACCGCACGTTCGACGACGGGTATCTCGTCCACTTCCCCGCCCCCGCGAGTTTCACCGGTGAAGATGTCGTCGAACTGCACACGCACGGCGGACGCGCCGCCCCCGCGACGATGCTCGCGAGGCTGCGCGAGCTGGGCGCGCGCATGGCCGAGCCGGGGGAGTTCACGAGGCGGGCGCTCGAATCGGGGCGCATCGATCTCGCGCAGGCCGAGGCGATTCTCGACGTCGTTCACGCGCGATCGGAGGCCTCGTTGCGGGCGGCGAGCGCGAGGCTCGCGGGCGCGCTCTCCGGGCGGCTGCGCGACTTGCGTGAACGGCTGATCTCGGCCAAGGCGCTCGTCGAGGCGCAGATCGACTTTGAGGACGCCGACGTGGGCGACGTTCAAACCGCGTCGATCGTAGAGCCGATCGAGTCGGCGCGGCGCGATTTGGCGGCACTCGCCGCCGGATACACGCGATCGCGCGTCTTCCGCGACGGCGCGCTCGCCGTCATCGCGGGGCGGCCGAACGTCGGCAAGTCGAGCCTGCTCAACGCCCTGGTGGGCCGGCGGCGCGCGCTCGTCTCCGAGGAACCGGGCACCACGCGCGACGCGATCGAGGATGACGCGGTGCTGGCCGATGTCCCGTTTCGGCTGGTGGACACCGCGGGACTTCGGCGCGAGGCCGAACGCCTGGAAGCGCAGGGCATCGAGATCACCCGCGAGCGCATCGCCGAAGCCGACCTGGTCGTTTTCGTGATCGATGCATCCGCGGGCGAGACGGAAGAGGACCGCGCGCTGCGCGAGGCGCTGCCGTCCGTGCCGATCGTCGCCGTCGCCAACAAATGCGACCTCGCCGCGCTGCCGGGCGTGCTCAACGTCAGCGCGATGACCGGCGCGGGGCTCGACGCGCTGGCCGCCGAAATGGCCCGCGCGGCGTTGGGTGACGCGGCCTCGGGGCGCGACGAGGCGCTGCTCGCGAGCGAGCGGCACGAGCAACGCACGCTCGACGCGATCGCGCACCTCGACGCCGCGCTCGCCGCACTCGCCGCGGGCTCGTCCCCCGCCATCACCGCGCTCGAAATCGCGGACGCGGCGCGCGCGCTGGGCGAGATCGTCGGCGAGACGACGCCCGACGACGTGCTCGGCGCGATTTTCAGCCGGTTCTGCATCGGCAAATAG
- the mltG gene encoding endolytic transglycosylase MltG, which yields MTARRFFAGALALAGLLVVVTGVAAHLLVGPTAPGEPVLVEIEPGTSFMQIAARLEDARLIRSRTGFLLVAKLRGQAARLRAGEFEIARGQSALAVLEHLVTSPVVQRRLTIPEGWTVRQIATAMIDQRVDDAPAVRAALADGAFARAMDVPADSFEGYLFPDTYQFTKGYGARRMIEAMVRRFFDVYGGEFRARERAAGLTTHQVVTLASIVEKETGAPAERPLVSRVFLNRLALGMPLQSDPTVIYGLGERYTGKLRRTDLSEATPYNTYRIPALPPGPIASPGRESLRAVLWPAESNALYFVSRNDGTHAFSATYAEHRVLVDRYQRSGAK from the coding sequence GTGACGGCGCGGCGATTCTTCGCGGGCGCGCTGGCGCTGGCGGGCTTGCTGGTCGTCGTGACAGGCGTCGCCGCGCATCTGCTCGTCGGTCCCACGGCGCCGGGCGAGCCGGTGCTGGTGGAGATCGAGCCGGGCACATCGTTCATGCAGATCGCCGCGCGTCTTGAAGACGCTCGGCTCATCCGGTCGCGCACCGGTTTCCTGCTCGTCGCCAAGCTGCGCGGCCAGGCCGCGCGGCTGCGCGCGGGGGAGTTCGAAATCGCGCGCGGCCAGAGCGCGCTCGCCGTGCTCGAGCACCTCGTGACCAGTCCGGTCGTGCAGCGACGACTGACGATCCCCGAGGGCTGGACGGTCCGGCAGATCGCGACGGCGATGATTGACCAGCGCGTGGACGACGCCCCGGCCGTGCGTGCCGCGCTCGCGGACGGCGCGTTCGCGCGTGCGATGGATGTTCCGGCGGATTCCTTCGAGGGCTACCTGTTTCCCGACACGTATCAGTTCACCAAGGGCTATGGCGCGCGGCGGATGATCGAGGCGATGGTTCGGCGATTCTTCGATGTGTACGGCGGGGAGTTTCGCGCGCGCGAACGCGCCGCCGGCCTGACGACGCACCAGGTCGTCACGCTTGCGAGCATCGTCGAAAAAGAGACCGGCGCGCCGGCGGAACGCCCACTCGTGTCCCGCGTGTTCCTCAACCGCCTCGCGCTCGGGATGCCGCTGCAATCCGATCCAACGGTGATCTATGGTCTTGGCGAGCGCTATACGGGCAAGCTTCGGCGCACCGATCTGAGCGAAGCGACGCCGTACAACACCTATCGCATCCCAGCTCTGCCGCCCGGGCCGATCGCGAGCCCGGGGCGCGAGTCGCTGCGCGCCGTGCTCTGGCCCGCGGAGTCGAACGCGCTTTACTTTGTTTCGCGCAACGACGGCACGCACGCGTTTTCGGCGACCTACGCCGAGCACCGCGTTCTTGTCGATCGCTATCAACGGTCGGGGGCGAAGTGA
- a CDS encoding AbrB/MazE/SpoVT family DNA-binding domain-containing protein: MANARTTSSAKLTVKGQITIPKTVRDAMRLGTGDRVTFRLRDDGVAEMAAGSVDLRDLHGKLRPRKKGVTLAGMDAAIRGGADQR, from the coding sequence ATGGCGAACGCGCGGACGACATCGAGCGCAAAGCTCACGGTCAAGGGGCAGATCACGATTCCGAAGACGGTTCGCGACGCGATGCGGCTCGGCACCGGCGACCGCGTGACATTTCGACTGCGCGATGACGGCGTGGCGGAAATGGCGGCGGGATCCGTCGATCTGCGGGATCTTCACGGCAAACTGCGACCGCGAAAAAAGGGCGTCACGCTCGCGGGGATGGATGCGGCGATTCGCGGCGGCGCGGATCAACGATGA
- a CDS encoding phenylacetate--CoA ligase family protein, giving the protein MNHESQNGVVPHSALPAAVPDYVSVWRVARHLHRLNRLRRRGDREAVLALQRQNTQRLLRFALERCGHYRDRFRGDAASPRLADFEPTSKTALMNDFDRVVTDPHLRLADLRRFVEDPGRVGEIYRGLYVAAHTSGSSGERGVFVIDQFGWELGQALAVSGTGIPDFRWGWARAMLAPLWPLHAATVIPTGGHFASVLMPRIRSTWTDRIVRMDEIEISEPFDEIITKINAMRPFALHSYPTMLAELANARLDGRLKARPWILTAGGEPFTPEIVARVRRAWPGIVIFDIYACTEVLSIARSCPQGRYHVNEDWVVVENVDHKGRPVPAGERGDKVLLTHLFNYLMPIVRYEMSDSVTWDETPCPCGSPLAHVRIEGRTNHTLVLPGQTGGDARLVPLPILVAFLEVPNLRTYQVVQTGPGAIEVRYVPDVGASPERVEADIDRVLRAHLRRNGADDRRVAMTSLRVETIERDPRTHKITQVVNMTAAGTTPERGIA; this is encoded by the coding sequence ATGAATCACGAGTCGCAAAACGGCGTCGTTCCGCATTCCGCGCTTCCCGCCGCGGTCCCGGATTACGTGAGCGTGTGGCGCGTCGCGCGCCACCTTCACCGGCTCAATCGACTGCGCCGGCGCGGCGATCGCGAGGCGGTGCTCGCCCTGCAGCGGCAAAACACGCAGCGCCTGCTGCGTTTCGCGCTCGAACGTTGCGGCCATTACCGCGACCGCTTCCGCGGCGACGCCGCGTCACCACGCCTTGCCGATTTCGAACCGACGTCGAAGACGGCGCTGATGAACGACTTCGACCGCGTTGTCACCGATCCGCATCTGCGCCTCGCGGACCTGCGCCGCTTCGTCGAGGACCCCGGGCGCGTCGGCGAAATCTATCGCGGGCTCTATGTCGCGGCCCACACGTCGGGCTCGTCGGGGGAGCGCGGCGTCTTCGTCATCGATCAGTTCGGTTGGGAACTCGGGCAGGCGCTCGCCGTCAGCGGCACGGGAATCCCCGATTTCCGGTGGGGTTGGGCGCGCGCGATGCTCGCCCCGCTGTGGCCGCTCCACGCCGCCACCGTCATTCCGACGGGCGGGCATTTCGCCAGCGTGCTCATGCCGCGAATCCGCTCGACCTGGACGGATCGCATCGTTCGGATGGACGAGATCGAGATCAGCGAACCCTTCGACGAGATCATCACGAAGATCAACGCCATGCGTCCCTTCGCGCTCCACTCGTATCCGACGATGCTCGCGGAGCTCGCCAACGCGCGCCTCGACGGACGGCTGAAGGCGCGCCCGTGGATTCTCACCGCGGGCGGCGAGCCGTTTACGCCCGAGATCGTCGCGCGCGTGCGCCGCGCGTGGCCGGGCATCGTGATCTTCGACATCTACGCCTGCACCGAGGTGCTCTCGATCGCGCGTTCGTGCCCGCAGGGACGCTATCACGTCAATGAGGATTGGGTCGTCGTCGAAAACGTCGACCACAAAGGCCGCCCGGTGCCCGCGGGCGAACGCGGCGACAAGGTCCTGCTCACGCACCTGTTCAACTATCTCATGCCCATCGTTCGTTACGAGATGTCCGACTCGGTGACGTGGGACGAGACGCCCTGCCCGTGCGGATCGCCGCTCGCCCACGTGCGCATCGAGGGACGAACCAACCACACCCTCGTTCTACCCGGGCAAACCGGCGGCGATGCGCGCCTCGTGCCGCTGCCGATCCTCGTGGCGTTTCTCGAAGTGCCGAATCTGCGCACCTATCAGGTCGTGCAGACGGGTCCGGGCGCGATCGAAGTGCGTTACGTGCCCGATGTCGGCGCGTCGCCCGAGCGCGTGGAGGCCGACATCGACCGCGTGCTGCGCGCTCACCTGCGCCGCAACGGCGCGGACGATCGCCGCGTCGCCATGACGAGTCTGCGCGTCGAGACGATCGAGCGCGACCCGCGAACGCACAAGATCACCCAGGTCGTCAACATGACGGCCGCCGGGACGACGCCGGAGCGGGGGATCGCATGA
- the prfB gene encoding peptide chain release factor 2, translating into MVSSIASRTSGGIFDLDGQRGELARIEEQTTVPEFWSDVKAANAVMKRKKDLEGSIRKVENLLSKREDLLAGFELLEADPDPGLMAENLALLDQIEIDVTAAEVAMLFSAEADKAPALCEINAGAGGTEAQDWAQMLLRMYLRWAEGRGFQTEIFDEQPGEEAGIKSVTFAVRGENAYGLLKAEAGVHRLVRISPFDSNARRHTSFASFFVYPDIEDEIEVEIEDKDLRIDTFRASGAGGQHVNKTSSAIRITHFPSGIVVQCQNERSQHKNKAYAMKMLKARLYQLEEQKRQTERDKVNEQKTDIAWGNQIRSYVLQPYRMAKDHRTNHEIGDVDKVLNGYLDEFINEFLITRKKKESTAHG; encoded by the coding sequence ATGGTGTCATCGATCGCATCGAGGACATCCGGAGGTATCTTTGACCTCGACGGGCAGCGAGGAGAACTCGCGCGGATCGAGGAACAAACCACCGTGCCGGAATTCTGGAGCGACGTGAAAGCCGCGAACGCGGTGATGAAGCGGAAAAAAGACCTCGAAGGGTCGATTCGCAAGGTCGAAAACCTCCTTTCCAAAAGAGAAGACCTCCTGGCCGGTTTCGAGTTGCTCGAAGCCGATCCCGATCCCGGTCTCATGGCCGAGAATCTGGCGCTTCTCGATCAGATCGAGATCGACGTCACCGCCGCCGAAGTCGCGATGCTGTTCAGTGCCGAGGCCGACAAGGCGCCGGCGCTGTGCGAAATCAACGCGGGAGCGGGCGGAACCGAGGCGCAGGACTGGGCGCAGATGCTGCTGCGCATGTATCTGCGCTGGGCCGAGGGGCGCGGATTCCAAACCGAGATCTTCGACGAGCAGCCGGGCGAAGAGGCGGGCATCAAGTCGGTGACCTTCGCCGTGCGCGGAGAAAACGCCTACGGGCTTCTCAAGGCCGAGGCGGGCGTGCATCGGCTCGTGCGCATCAGCCCATTCGACTCCAACGCGCGGCGGCATACGAGCTTTGCGAGCTTCTTCGTGTATCCCGACATCGAGGACGAGATCGAGGTCGAGATCGAGGACAAGGACCTGCGCATCGACACCTTCCGCGCCTCGGGGGCTGGCGGCCAGCACGTCAACAAGACCTCGTCGGCCATCCGCATCACGCACTTCCCCTCGGGCATCGTCGTGCAGTGCCAGAACGAACGCAGCCAGCACAAGAACAAGGCTTACGCGATGAAGATGCTCAAGGCGCGGCTCTACCAGTTGGAAGAGCAGAAGCGTCAGACCGAACGCGACAAGGTCAACGAGCAGAAGACCGATATCGCGTGGGGCAATCAGATCCGGTCGTACGTGCTCCAGCCGTACCGCATGGCGAAGGACCACCGCACGAATCACGAAATCGGCGACGTGGACAAGGTGCTGAACGGCTATCTCGACGAGTTCATCAACGAGTTCCTCATCACGCGCAAGAAGAAGGAATCCACGGCGCACGGCTAG
- the ruvX gene encoding Holliday junction resolvase RuvX — protein MSVGRVLAVDLGRARIGIAVSDGLRLAANPVCVVPSRGDEADLENVARLANEHEAVEIVVGLPLNMDGTESTGSAHARAFALRLAAQTGKPVWLMDERLTSAAAENLLLAEGVRGKKRKARVDKVAAAFILQAFLDRPGEAVPTFASGVGS, from the coding sequence ATGAGCGTGGGGCGGGTTCTCGCCGTGGATCTCGGCCGCGCGCGAATCGGCATCGCCGTGTCCGACGGACTGCGCCTCGCGGCGAATCCCGTGTGCGTCGTTCCCTCGCGCGGCGATGAAGCCGATCTGGAAAACGTCGCGCGGCTCGCGAACGAACACGAAGCCGTCGAAATCGTCGTGGGGCTTCCGCTCAACATGGACGGCACCGAGAGTACGGGGTCGGCGCACGCGCGCGCGTTCGCATTGCGACTCGCCGCGCAAACCGGCAAACCCGTGTGGCTGATGGATGAGCGCCTCACAAGCGCGGCGGCGGAAAATCTGTTGCTGGCCGAGGGCGTGCGCGGCAAGAAGCGCAAGGCGCGCGTGGACAAGGTGGCCGCGGCGTTCATCCTTCAGGCGTTCTTGGATCGCCCCGGCGAGGCGGTGCCGACATTCGCGAGCGGAGTGGGATCGTGA
- the lnt gene encoding apolipoprotein N-acyltransferase, with the protein MKKIRLTPERREALRESWPALVTALLYVLAFPSAGLWPLAFVALAPTLAIAQGAKTTERTWWFGFVAGFVGNAGKLYWLVYTINHYGHFPLPAALVVFSLLCGFLGVFWGYTFWLTRRVGERVALPLSVVFPLAWMTQEWVLTWFLTGFPWSMIGHALVGWLPMAQAADVIGGLGLSFPVALGNAVIYEIWKFARERQSRPDRRFPVGEFVTFAMWVVALAVYGFLRIPAIDQQMASGRAIRVGMTQGNIDQNEKWNPGNQDRTFETYLAQAKKTVVDGASLVLMPETALPYWQTQGRALKSDLREFVDGVGAWTLIAVPTKVENPDDPEWPYKYNSVVLASPDGDLSDWYNKHRLVPFGEYLPLKKLSVPLVKWLRSIPALSKLRLSAGFYPGEEYIVFPHPEGRFGMAICYEIIYPGIVRKVVNLGTDFMVTITNDAWFGDTSAPHQHWDQVRMRAIEHRKYFARSANTGISGVIDAAGRTKSATGTYVPAAVTDDVRTMNVQTIYSRLGDWFQWVCVLAFLAFSAIAYARARRARAADGV; encoded by the coding sequence ATGAAGAAAATCCGTCTCACCCCCGAACGGCGCGAGGCCCTGCGCGAGTCGTGGCCTGCGCTGGTCACGGCGCTGCTGTACGTTCTCGCGTTTCCCTCGGCGGGGTTGTGGCCGCTCGCCTTCGTGGCGCTTGCGCCCACGCTGGCGATCGCGCAGGGCGCGAAGACGACCGAACGCACGTGGTGGTTCGGTTTTGTCGCGGGGTTCGTCGGCAATGCGGGCAAGCTCTATTGGCTTGTCTACACCATCAATCATTACGGGCACTTCCCGCTGCCCGCGGCGCTCGTCGTGTTCTCGCTATTGTGCGGATTCCTCGGCGTCTTCTGGGGCTACACGTTTTGGCTCACCCGGCGCGTCGGCGAGCGCGTCGCCTTGCCGCTCTCCGTCGTCTTTCCTCTCGCATGGATGACGCAGGAGTGGGTGCTGACGTGGTTCCTCACGGGCTTTCCGTGGTCGATGATCGGCCATGCGCTCGTGGGTTGGCTGCCGATGGCGCAGGCCGCGGATGTCATCGGCGGCCTCGGGCTTTCGTTCCCCGTCGCCCTTGGCAACGCGGTGATCTACGAAATCTGGAAATTCGCCCGCGAACGCCAATCGCGGCCGGATCGCCGATTCCCCGTCGGCGAATTCGTCACCTTCGCGATGTGGGTCGTCGCGCTGGCCGTTTACGGCTTCCTGCGCATCCCCGCCATCGATCAGCAGATGGCGTCGGGACGCGCAATTCGCGTCGGGATGACGCAGGGAAACATCGACCAGAACGAGAAGTGGAACCCCGGCAATCAGGATCGCACCTTCGAGACCTACCTCGCGCAGGCGAAGAAGACCGTTGTGGACGGCGCGTCGCTCGTCCTGATGCCCGAAACCGCGCTGCCCTACTGGCAGACGCAGGGCCGCGCGTTGAAATCCGATCTGCGCGAATTCGTGGACGGCGTCGGCGCGTGGACGCTCATCGCGGTGCCGACGAAGGTGGAGAATCCCGACGATCCGGAGTGGCCCTACAAGTACAACTCGGTGGTGCTGGCGTCGCCCGACGGCGATTTGTCGGACTGGTACAACAAGCACCGTCTCGTGCCTTTCGGCGAGTACCTGCCGCTGAAAAAACTCTCCGTGCCGTTGGTGAAGTGGCTGCGCTCAATCCCGGCGCTGTCCAAGCTGCGCCTCAGCGCGGGATTTTACCCCGGCGAGGAGTACATCGTCTTTCCGCACCCCGAAGGCCGCTTCGGCATGGCGATCTGCTACGAGATCATCTACCCGGGCATCGTGCGCAAGGTCGTGAACCTCGGCACCGACTTCATGGTGACGATCACCAACGACGCGTGGTTCGGCGACACCAGCGCGCCGCATCAACACTGGGATCAGGTGCGCATGCGCGCCATCGAGCACCGCAAATATTTCGCGCGCTCGGCGAACACGGGCATCTCGGGCGTGATCGACGCGGCGGGCCGCACCAAGTCCGCGACCGGAACCTACGTGCCCGCCGCCGTGACCGACGACGTGCGTACGATGAATGTGCAAACGATCTACTCGCGCCTCGGCGATTGGTTTCAATGGGTGTGCGTGTTAGCATTCCTGGCGTTTTCGGCCATCGCGTATGCGCGGGCTCGCCGCGCGCGCGCCGCCGACGGAGTCTGA
- a CDS encoding fumarylacetoacetate hydrolase family protein, which yields MRIVRYRHESGSGYGILTGDRIAPVKDPFMWSAPDAPVYRPEPVGANDLELAAVQLLTPCRPSKIVCIGVNYHAHAAEMGKAAPAEPMIFLKSPSAVLNHGGTILRPPDSERVDHEAELGVVIGRPCRHVPADRAREVIFGYTCVNDVTARDLQRKDVQFSRAKSFDTFCPFGPWIETELDPADLGVEARVNGEIRQSGRTRDLIHDVPKLVAFISRVMTLMPGDVIASGTPAGVGPLVAGDRVEITVEGIGTLANVVENDPVRMLI from the coding sequence ATGCGGATCGTTCGTTACCGACACGAATCGGGATCGGGCTATGGGATTTTGACGGGCGATCGGATCGCGCCGGTGAAGGACCCCTTCATGTGGAGCGCGCCCGATGCGCCGGTCTACCGCCCCGAGCCCGTCGGCGCGAATGATCTGGAACTCGCCGCCGTGCAGTTGCTCACGCCCTGCCGTCCTTCGAAGATTGTCTGCATCGGCGTCAACTATCACGCTCACGCAGCGGAGATGGGCAAGGCCGCGCCGGCGGAACCAATGATCTTTCTCAAATCCCCGTCGGCGGTTCTCAACCACGGCGGAACGATCCTGCGTCCGCCGGATTCCGAACGCGTGGATCACGAGGCGGAACTCGGCGTGGTGATCGGGCGACCCTGCCGACACGTACCCGCGGACCGCGCGCGCGAGGTGATCTTCGGCTACACGTGCGTGAACGATGTGACCGCCCGCGATCTGCAGCGAAAGGACGTGCAGTTTTCCCGAGCGAAAAGTTTCGACACCTTCTGCCCATTCGGGCCGTGGATCGAAACCGAACTCGACCCCGCGGATCTCGGCGTCGAGGCGCGCGTGAACGGCGAAATTCGGCAGTCCGGCCGCACACGCGACCTGATCCACGACGTGCCCAAACTCGTCGCCTTCATCTCGCGCGTCATGACGCTCATGCCCGGCGACGTGATCGCCTCGGGCACGCCCGCGGGCGTCGGCCCGCTTGTCGCGGGCGACCGAGTCGAGATTACGGTCGAGGGCATCGGGACGCTCGCGAATGTCGTGGAGAACGATCCCGTACGGATGTTGATCTAA